The genomic segment GCGGAACCGTCGCGGTCAGCGAGACCTGCGCCAGTGTCGCCAGCGACACCTTTGTCGTCATAGAAATCCTCGCGCGGCTGTTTACCGCCCCCAGGTTCGGCTTATCCCGAACGGATCGGGCGCGATTATGGCGCCCCTGCGGCCTTGCTGAGGCGGCTGTCCAAAAGGTCGCCGCTGTCGGAGAGGATCGAATAGGCGATGCCCGAGAGTGCCGAGTTGATCCGCTTGAGGGCATGCACGGTTTCCAGATGCAGGTCGCTGCTTTCCCGACTCGCCGCCGTTCCGGCGCGCAGCCGCGTCAGATGCCGGGCGATGCTCTCGCGCTCGAACGCCCCGATCTCGTCCTTTTCCTCGATCAGCTGGCGCGCCGAATCGCGATCCTCGGAAACGAGCACGTTGAGCGACAGCTGCATGTTGCCGAGCACGCGTGCGTGCAGGTCCGTCAACTCCTGCCAGCCCTGGTCCGAGAACTTGATATTGCGCTCGCATTTTTGCTCGGCGAGCTTGAGCAGCTGCTTGGCGACGATGTCGCCGGCCTGCTCGACATTGATGGCGAAGCTGGTGAGTTCCTGCCCGCGCCGCTTCTGGTCGCGATCCATCGAATCCCAATCGAGGCTGGCAAGGTAGAGCTTGATGTCGCTGTTGGACTTGTTGACCTCCGCCTCCAGCTCCTTGATCTGCTTGATCGCGACCTTGTCCCCGGTTTGGTAGATATCCATCACGGGCTGCAGCATCACTTCCACCAGCTCGCTCATGCGCAGCAGCTCGCGCGTCGCGCTGGCGAGGGCGGTGTCGGGATTGGCCTTGGCTTCGCGGATAAGCGCCGGCTGGCGCAGCCGCGCCACGTCCATGGTGTCGCTCGGCGCCGGCTTGAGCAGGCGTTCGGTGAACCTGGCCATCTGGGAAACGAACGGCAGGCACACCGCGACGCGGAAAAGATTGAAGGCGACGTGGAAGACGATGACGTCCGAACCGGGCATTGCTTCCATGAACTCCAGCGGCGGCCGGACGAACTGCAGGACCAGCAGCAGCGCGACGGCCACCAGGACCTGGAAGACCAGGTTTCCCAGCGCTATGCGCCGCGCGCGCACGTCCATCGCCCGCGTGAGGATGACCGTGATGACGGCGCCGCCGGTGTTGACGCCCAGCACCAGCGCGGCCGACATCTCGACCGGTATGAGACCATGCGCCGAGAACGAGGCGATCAGCAGGATCGCGGCCACCGAGGAGTGAATGGCCCAGCCGAGCAGGGCAGCGAGCAGGAACGCCGTGATCAGGTCGTTGCGCAGGTAACCCACGCCCATGGCAAGGATCGGGCTGTCGCGCCAGGCCGCCGTGGCCTCCGACATCATCTGGAGCGAAATCAGGGTGAAGGCGAGGCCGAGGATGAGCCGGCCGAGTTGCTTGGTCTGTCGGGCGCTGCCCTTGAGGAAGAGGCCGCCGCCGGCGATGATGAGCAGGGGGGTGAGCCAGGAAAGATCGAGCGAGAGTATGCTGGCCACGAGGGCCGATCCGAGCGCCGCGCCCAGTTGCACAGCAATGCCCGTGCTGGCCGTCATCAGGCCGCTGCCCGCAAATCCGATGGCCAGGAGCGCCGCCGCAGTCGAACTCTGCAGGGCGATGGCCATCGTGGCCCCCGAGCTGGCGGCCGCCAGCTTGCTGGAACTGGCAAAGGCGAGCACGCGCCTGAGCTGGGTGGAATAGGAGCGCTCCACCGCTGTTCGCACCATACGCACGGCCCAGATCAGCAGCACGATGGCCGCTACCAGGTGTACGACAGTGAGATACATGCCTTTCCTCCGTTGAGTCGGGGGTGATTGTTCACGCTAACAATGCGCGCACAGCCGCAAGGTCGAAACCCCCTTGTCGCCATCCGGTTGCGCAGCATCCTCCTTCCGCGCAAACGTCCGGCATTTTTCGGACCTCAGATTTTCATATGAACGTTCAGGAAGCAAGGAGAGCTAACGCCTCCTCGTTCGAATGTTCGCGCAAAGATGCTGATATCACGCGTTCATGTCATAAAAGTGCAATCAGGTCCGCCTATTCCTCGCGACGGCCGCGATGGCCTTCACATCCGAACCAACCCACACTTGTCCACCTCCATTTTCATATGAACTTTTCATGTTGCCATATGAAAATTCGATTGCTAGCGTTTCGACCAAGGAAGGCAATCGACCTTCTGGAGGGGACCTAAAAGGGAAGAGACCTATGAACAAGCTTGCATTGCTTGCCACGACCGCTATTGCGGCGCTCACTTTCGCTTCCACCGCCGAAGCTGCGACCAAGATCCAGTGGTGGCACGCCATGGGTGGCGAACTGGGCGCCAAGCTCGAGGAAATCGCTGCCAACTTCAACAAGACCCAGAGCGACTACGAGATCGTTCCGGTCTACAAGGGCTCCTATGACGAGGCCCTGACCGGCGCCATTGCCGCCTTCCGCGCCAACGAACAGCCTGCCATCATTCAGGTCTACGAAGTCGGCACCGGCACCATGATGGGCGCCAAGGGCGCCGTCTATCCGGTCTACCAGCTCATGAAGGACATGGGCGAGCCCTTCGACCAGTCCAAGTTCCTTCCGGCCGTCGTTGGCTACTACTCGGACACCGAAGGCAACGTGCTCTCGCTGCCGTTCAACTCGTCCACCCCGATCATGTACTACAACAAGGACGTGTTCAAAAAAGCCGGCCTTGACCCGGAAGTCGCCCCCAAGACCTGGAAAGAGGTCGAGGAATTCTCCCAGAAGATCATCGACTCCGGCGCTGCCAAGTGCGGCTTCACCACC from the Youhaiella tibetensis genome contains:
- a CDS encoding Na/Pi cotransporter family protein, which translates into the protein MYLTVVHLVAAIVLLIWAVRMVRTAVERSYSTQLRRVLAFASSSKLAAASSGATMAIALQSSTAAALLAIGFAGSGLMTASTGIAVQLGAALGSALVASILSLDLSWLTPLLIIAGGGLFLKGSARQTKQLGRLILGLAFTLISLQMMSEATAAWRDSPILAMGVGYLRNDLITAFLLAALLGWAIHSSVAAILLIASFSAHGLIPVEMSAALVLGVNTGGAVITVILTRAMDVRARRIALGNLVFQVLVAVALLLVLQFVRPPLEFMEAMPGSDVIVFHVAFNLFRVAVCLPFVSQMARFTERLLKPAPSDTMDVARLRQPALIREAKANPDTALASATRELLRMSELVEVMLQPVMDIYQTGDKVAIKQIKELEAEVNKSNSDIKLYLASLDWDSMDRDQKRRGQELTSFAINVEQAGDIVAKQLLKLAEQKCERNIKFSDQGWQELTDLHARVLGNMQLSLNVLVSEDRDSARQLIEEKDEIGAFERESIARHLTRLRAGTAASRESSDLHLETVHALKRINSALSGIAYSILSDSGDLLDSRLSKAAGAP